In Macadamia integrifolia cultivar HAES 741 chromosome 5, SCU_Mint_v3, whole genome shotgun sequence, a single window of DNA contains:
- the LOC122078798 gene encoding methyltransferase N6AMT1-like isoform X1: MEPQIEASALKPTLPSIRTKEDQWSSKPVSYKMSARSAQIRLVSSHLEVYEPCNDSFAVVDALLADRTHLLEHRPTLCMELGCGSGYVITSLAIRLRQEGAGCSYFPSDTSPHAVKVTCETFEAHGVHAEVLLTDIVSGLERRLAGMVDMMVVNPPYVPTPEDEVGRSGIASAWAGGENGRSVIDRILPIADKLLSNRGCLYMVTLAANNPSQICHIMREKGYASRIVVQRSTEEESLHVMKFWRDSEIQVGTKEQLTENKTTPSVVMDSLLTQFPRLAFWRSGSCSS, translated from the exons ATGGAGCCCCAAATAGAAGCCAGCGCTCTTAAACCGACTCTGCCCTCCATTAGAACAAAAGAGGATCAATGGAGCAGTAAACCA GTCTCATACAAAATGTCTGCCAGAAGTGCCCAGATCCGCCTTGTGAGCTCCCATCTTGAGGTTTATGAACCATGTAATGATTCGTTTGCAGTGGTTGATGCACTACTAGCTGACAGAACACACTTGTTAGAGCATAGGCCAACGTTGTGTATGGAATTAGGTTGTGGTAGTGGTTATGTGATCACATCACTTGCTATAAGGCTTAGACAGGAGGGTGCTGGTTGCAGTTACTTTCCAAGTGATACTAGCCCACATGCAGTGAAAGTGACTTGTGAAACATTTGAGGCACATGGGGTCCATGCAGAGGTTTTATTGACTGATATTGTATCTGGGTTGGAGAGACGATTGGCAGGTATGGTGGACATGATGGTTGTGAACCCACCTTATGTTCCAACACCAGAAGACGAAGTGGGTCGCAGTGGGATTGCTTCTGCTTGGGCAGGAGGTGAGAATGGGAGGAGTGTCATTGACAGAATCCTGCCTATTGCAGACAAACTTTTGTCGAACAGGGGCTGTTTGTACATGGTCACGCTAGCTGCTAACAACCCCTCTCAAATATGCCATATAATGAGAGAGAAGGGCTATGCTTCCCGAATTGTTGTTCAGAGATCAACTGAGGAAGAGAGCCTCCATGTTATGAAATTCTGGCGAGATTCTGAAATTCAAGTGGGAACAAAGGAGCAACtaacagaaaataaaacaacTCCTTCAGTGGTAATGGACTCTCTACTGACACAGTTTCCACGCTTGGCTTTTTGGAGAAGTGGCAGCTGCAGTAGCTGA
- the LOC122078798 gene encoding methyltransferase N6AMT1-like isoform X2 — translation MSARSAQIRLVSSHLEVYEPCNDSFAVVDALLADRTHLLEHRPTLCMELGCGSGYVITSLAIRLRQEGAGCSYFPSDTSPHAVKVTCETFEAHGVHAEVLLTDIVSGLERRLAGMVDMMVVNPPYVPTPEDEVGRSGIASAWAGGENGRSVIDRILPIADKLLSNRGCLYMVTLAANNPSQICHIMREKGYASRIVVQRSTEEESLHVMKFWRDSEIQVGTKEQLTENKTTPSVVMDSLLTQFPRLAFWRSGSCSS, via the coding sequence ATGTCTGCCAGAAGTGCCCAGATCCGCCTTGTGAGCTCCCATCTTGAGGTTTATGAACCATGTAATGATTCGTTTGCAGTGGTTGATGCACTACTAGCTGACAGAACACACTTGTTAGAGCATAGGCCAACGTTGTGTATGGAATTAGGTTGTGGTAGTGGTTATGTGATCACATCACTTGCTATAAGGCTTAGACAGGAGGGTGCTGGTTGCAGTTACTTTCCAAGTGATACTAGCCCACATGCAGTGAAAGTGACTTGTGAAACATTTGAGGCACATGGGGTCCATGCAGAGGTTTTATTGACTGATATTGTATCTGGGTTGGAGAGACGATTGGCAGGTATGGTGGACATGATGGTTGTGAACCCACCTTATGTTCCAACACCAGAAGACGAAGTGGGTCGCAGTGGGATTGCTTCTGCTTGGGCAGGAGGTGAGAATGGGAGGAGTGTCATTGACAGAATCCTGCCTATTGCAGACAAACTTTTGTCGAACAGGGGCTGTTTGTACATGGTCACGCTAGCTGCTAACAACCCCTCTCAAATATGCCATATAATGAGAGAGAAGGGCTATGCTTCCCGAATTGTTGTTCAGAGATCAACTGAGGAAGAGAGCCTCCATGTTATGAAATTCTGGCGAGATTCTGAAATTCAAGTGGGAACAAAGGAGCAACtaacagaaaataaaacaacTCCTTCAGTGGTAATGGACTCTCTACTGACACAGTTTCCACGCTTGGCTTTTTGGAGAAGTGGCAGCTGCAGTAGCTGA